One region of Nothobranchius furzeri strain GRZ-AD chromosome 16, NfurGRZ-RIMD1, whole genome shotgun sequence genomic DNA includes:
- the LOC107387590 gene encoding FERM domain-containing protein 6, producing the protein MKSKWTRHLCVLLPNKQHLDCTVRVGARGQEVMNTVLHQLGVSDLQVFGLAVLRDNEYLFLNLEKKLSKYFGIRWNRGSLKVPFILFLRIHFYVESGLLILSSKVQQLYFAELRQEVLRSQSCQQEALFFQLAASALQAEVGDLEQRDGADNKTKERKHECYFLPEDYFPSWLIKHRGRDYLLQHGPELHSELRGLSRSRAMLQFIKEAWSLQGGAMTFYRLRQEKKALKASILLGVAVTGIHIYQEEAEGKRSLLDFSWTDIDYFTYQGCRFEIAAVGSLDLPKLVYYTHSAFHSEHILKHLKDSHRFHINTREATGYIQQLEDMQACNFHKEAYICDMAGLRQRLNFYNLTSSMSDCSGAAWTNKEEVGEAELWVDDPEEVLVDDPADVSWLAEMLYGVSVDGPLVLSSSHWAAVTEEMKQVLQQRVNERAALD; encoded by the exons ATGAAGTCAAAATGGACTCGACACCTGTGCGTCCTTCTACCCAACAAACAGCACCTGGATTGCACTGTCAGG GTTGGAGCCAGAGGCCAGGAGGTGATGAACACTGTGCTGCACCAGCTTGGTGTCAGTGATCTCCAAGTGTTTGGTCTGGCTGTCCTCAGAG ATAACGAATATCTCTTTCTCAATTTGGAGAAAAAGCTCAGCAAATATTTTGGCATAAGATGGAACAGAGGATCTTTAAAG GTCCCTTTCATCTTGTTTTTGAGGATTCACTTTTATGTGGAAAGTGGGCTTCTGATTCT GAGCAGCAAAGTACAGCAGCTGTACTTCGCTGAGCTGAGGCAGGAAGTGCTGCGTTCTCAGAGCTGTCAGCAGGAAGCTCTGTTCTTCCAGCTGGCAGCTTCTGCACTCCAAGCCGAAGTTGGAGATCTGGAACAGAGAGATGGGGCCGACAACAAGACAAAAGAGAGGAAGCATGAGTGTTACTTTCTCCCAGAGGATTATTTTCCTTCTTGG CTGATCAAGCACAGAGGAAGAGACTACCTTCTCCAGCATGGTCCAGAGTTGCACAGCGAGTTGAGAGGTTTGTCCCGCAGCCGAGCCATGCTGCAGTTTATAAAAGAGGCCTGGAGCCTCCAGGGTGGAGCAATGACCTTCTACAGACTGAGACAG GAGAAAAAGGCGCTGAAGGCTTCCATCCTTCTTGGTGTGGCAGTGACAGGAATCCATATTTATCAG GAGGAGGCGGAGGGAAAGCGATCCTTGTTAGATTTTTCCTGGACCGACATTGACTACTTTACATACCAG GGCTGCAGATTTGAAATCGCTGCAGTGGGCTCCCTGGATCTCCCTAAGCTGGTGTATTACACTCACTCTGCCTTTCACTCTGAACACATACTGAAGCACCTCAAGGACAGCCACCGCTTCCACATCAACACCAGGGAGGCAACTGGATACATCCAACAGCTAGAAGACATGCAGG CTTGTAACTTCCACAAAGAGGCCTACATATGTGACATGGCGGGTCTAAGACAAAGACTCAACTTCTACAACCTCACATCCTCCATGTCAGACTGCAGTGGTGCAGCCTGGACCAACAAAGAAGAAGTGGGGG AGGCTGAATTGTGGGTGGATGATCCAGAAGAGGTTTTAGTCGACGACCCAGCTGATGTGTCCTGGCTGGCTGAGATGCTGTACGGCGTGTCTGTGGATGGCCCATTGGTGTTGTCATCCTCACACTGGGCAG CTGTCACAGAAGAAATGAAGCAG GTTCTGCAGCAGAGAGTGAATGAAAGAGCAGCGTTGGATTAA